The Streptomyces puniciscabiei genomic interval AGCACCAGCCGGTGCGAGGTGGGCACGCGGGGCGCGGGCGCGACCTGGACGTGGCAGCCGATGAGGGAGGCGTCGATCCGGCGCACTCCGGTGATGGTCGCTTCGCTCAGCACGATGGAGAACTCGATCTCGCTGTCCTCGATCCGGCAGTTCTCGGCGATCGAAGTGGACGGACCCACATAGGAGTTGACGATGGCCGATCCGGCGCCGATCAGCGCCGGGCCCACGATCCGGGAACCCCGCACGACCGCTCCCGCGCACACCCTGACCCGGCCTACGAGTTCGCTGTCGGCGCTGACGCTGCCCTCGACGGCGGGTTCGAGCACCTCCAGGACACTGCGGTTGGCCTCCAGCATGTCGGCGACGGTGCCGGTGTCCTTCCAGTACCCGGTGATGACGGTCGGGCGGATGTCCCGGCCCTGCGCGAGCATCAGCCGCAGCGCGTCGGTGATCTCCAGCTCGCCCCGCTCGGAAGGGGCGATGGCGCGGACGGCCGCGTGGACGGCGGGGGTGAACAGGTAGGCGCCGACGATGGCCAGATCGCTCGCGGGCCGCTCCGGCTTCTCCCGCAGGTCCGTGACGCGTCCGTCGGCGGAGAGCGTGGCGACGCCGTAGGCACTGGGGTCGGGGACCCGGGTCAGCAGGAGCTGGGCGTCCGGGCGGTGTGTGTGGAACTCGTCGAGCAGCGCGCCGATGCCGCCGACGATGAAGTTGTCGCCGAGGTACATCAGGAAGTCGTCGTCACCGAGGAAGTCCCGGGCGATCAGTACGGCGTGGGCGAGGCCGAGCGGCCGGGGCTGCGGAAGGTAGGTCACCCGCAGCCCGAAGTCGGAACCGTCGCCGACGGCCCGCCGGATCTCGGTGGCGGTGTCGCCGACGATCACCCCGACGTCCTTGATCCCGGCGTCTGCGATGGCTTCAAGGCCGTAGAACAGGACGGGCTTGTTGGCGATGGGGACGAGTTGTTTGGCGGAGGTGTGGGTGATCGGGCGCAGTCGCGTGCCCGCGCCGCCCGCCAGCACGAGGGCTTTCACGAGGCTCCTTTCGATGCTCGGTGCGTCCGGGTGCTCAGTGCCTGGGCGCGCGGAACGCGGCGACCGTGAGCGGGCCGAAGACCACGAGCAGCAGCAGGGACCAGCCGAGCGTGGCGGCGATCGGGTGCGCGATCGGCCAGGCGGCGTCGGCGGGTGCGGCGACGGGGTTGCCGAACAGCTCCCGTACGGCCGACACGACCGCGCTCACCGGGTTCCAGTCGGCGAGCAGCCGCAGCCCTGTGGGCAGCCCTTCGGTGGGGACGAAGATGTTGGAGATCATGGTGAGCGGGAACATCAGCATGCCGACCAGGTCGGTCGCCGACCGGGAGGGCATGACCAGGCCGATCCACATCCCCAGCCAGCTGAAGGCGTAGCGGGCGAGGAGCAGCAGGGCGAGCCCCGCCACGACCCCGGTCGGGCGCCAGCCGACCAGCAGCCCACAACCCGCCATCAGCACCAGGGTGATGACCCCGCCGAGGCACTCGGCGAGTGACTGCCCGACGGGCACGCCCGTGCGGCTCATGGGCAGCGAGTGGAAGCGGTCGGTGATCCCCCGCTCCTTGTCCTCGGCCACCACGGCCGCGCTGGCGGCGATGCCGAACACCGCCATCTGCGCGAGCATGCCGGGCACCAGGAAGTCGACGTACGAACC includes:
- a CDS encoding glucose-1-phosphate thymidylyltransferase, which gives rise to MKALVLAGGAGTRLRPITHTSAKQLVPIANKPVLFYGLEAIADAGIKDVGVIVGDTATEIRRAVGDGSDFGLRVTYLPQPRPLGLAHAVLIARDFLGDDDFLMYLGDNFIVGGIGALLDEFHTHRPDAQLLLTRVPDPSAYGVATLSADGRVTDLREKPERPASDLAIVGAYLFTPAVHAAVRAIAPSERGELEITDALRLMLAQGRDIRPTVITGYWKDTGTVADMLEANRSVLEVLEPAVEGSVSADSELVGRVRVCAGAVVRGSRIVGPALIGAGSAIVNSYVGPSTSIAENCRIEDSEIEFSIVLSEATITGVRRIDASLIGCHVQVAPAPRVPTSHRLVLGDHSTVRIAS
- a CDS encoding ABC transporter permease — translated: MNTPCSPTTWHTADEPLLSRLRWCAGDAATVARRYLLHLRSAPERAVMALVIPLLFTLLFVYVLGSNMRPPGGGSYVDFLVPGMLAQMAVFGIAASAAVVAEDKERGITDRFHSLPMSRTGVPVGQSLAECLGGVITLVLMAGCGLLVGWRPTGVVAGLALLLLARYAFSWLGMWIGLVMPSRSATDLVGMLMFPLTMISNIFVPTEGLPTGLRLLADWNPVSAVVSAVRELFGNPVAAPADAAWPIAHPIAATLGWSLLLLVVFGPLTVAAFRAPRH